Within the Saccharomonospora amisosensis genome, the region GACCAGTCCTGCCAGGTCCTCCGCCCGCCCGAGGCCGTAGGTGAAGCGACGGGTGGCCACCCGCCTGCCGAGTACGAACGCGATCGCCACCGGCACGGCGGTCAGCGCGTCGGCGACGTTGTGGATGGTGTCGCCCAGCAGCGCCACCGAACCGGTGAACAGCACCACCACCGCCTGTACGGCAGCAGTGACCAGCAACGCGACGAACGACCAGCCCAGCGTGCGCATTCCCCGCCTGCTGGCCTCCAGCGCGGTGTCGACCCGATCGGCGCTGTCGTGGCTGTGCGGGGTCAGCAGGTGCCGCAGCCGGGCCACCACCGACCGCGCGCCATCCCCGTGCCCATGCTCATGGCCGTGCCCATGCTCATGGCCATGCCCGTGCTCGTGTCCGTGTCCTTGCCGCTCGGCCCCTCGACCCATGAAGCGAATCCTCCGTTCCGGCGTTGCCCTTGCCAGCTTGGCGAATGACGCGCAATCATGCAAGCATGCGCGCGCACAACGACGTCTCCGGGGAGCAGCTGGCCGAGGCCGATCGGTTCGCCGAGGCCGCGCAGGTGCTGGCGCTGCTGGCCGACCCCACCCGGCTGCAACTGCTGAGCCTGCTGACCACCGAACAGGACGTCAGCACGCTCAGTGCCAGGGTGCCCGCATCCCGCTCCTCGGTGTCGCAGCACCTCGGCCGGTTACGGCTGGCCGGACTGGTGCACGCGCGCAAGGACGGCAGGCGGGTGCTCTACCGCGTGACAAGCGATCACCTGAGCGCGCTTGTCGCCGAGGCGCTGGACTACGCCGATCACGTCACCCTCGGCATTCCGCACCATCGCCGGGACCGCTGAGTCACGACAGCGGGGAAGGGTCCGCGCTGACCGCCGCGAGCACAAGCCCCGCCAACGGCCCCAGCGCGAGCGATCCAGCCGCGGCGACGTAGGCGGTGACCGAGGGCCACGCCGCCACCGGCGAGTTGAAGCCCCCACCCGTGCCGTCGCCGCGCACGGCGGGAGCGATCCAGCGCAGGTAGTAGAACAGGCTCGCCACCGTGTTCACCACGGCTACCACGACGAGCCAGCCGAGACCGGCCTCGAAGGCGGCGGTGAACACCGCGAGCTTGCCGGCGAAGACCCCGGTCGGCGGGGTGCCGACGAGCCCCAGCAGGCACACCACCAGGCTCAGCGCCAGCAACGGCCTGCTTCGCGCCAGACCCCGGTAGTCGCCCACGGTGCGGGCGGCGGGCACGGCGGCCACCACGGCGAACGCACCGAGATTGGTCACCGCGTACGCGACGAGGTAGAGCAACAGGCTGGGCAGCGCCAGCGCGGTACCCGCCGCCGCCACCGCCATCAGCAGGTAGCCGACCTGGCTGATCGTCGAGTAACCCAGCAGCCTTCGCACGTTGTCCTGGAAGAACGCGGCCAGGTTGGCCAGCGTCATGGTCGCGGTCGCCAGCACCGCCAGCAGCATTCGCCAGTCCACTCCCGTGGCGGCGAGCGGCTCCGCGACGAACCGGTAGACCGCCACGATCGCCCCGAGCTTCGGGATCGTGGTGACCAGCGCCGCCACCGAAGGCTTGGCGCCTTCGGCCACATCAGGCACCCAGAAGTGTGCGGGGACCGCACCCGCCTTGAACAGCGGCCCTGCCAGCAACAGCACGGCACCGGTGGCGAGCGCGGCGGTGGCCGAGCCCGGAAGGGTCCGCGCCAGTAGCGGATACGCCGTGGACCGGCCCAGTCCCAGCAGCACCGTCAGGCCGAACAGCATGGTCACCCCGAGCAGCGCACCCATCAGGTAGTACTTCATCGCCGCCTCGGTGCCGGGTGCGTCCTTGGCGAACGCGGTGAGCGCGTACAGCGGGACGCTGGCGAGGAGGTAGGCCGCGGCGAGCAGCAGCAGGTCGTTCGCGCCCGCGAGTACGACCGCGCCGAGTGCCCCGAGCAGCAACAGCACCACGAACTCGGTCTCGCGCCGGTCACCGCGCACGCCGGGGGTGGCGAGCGCCAGCACCAGCGCCACCGAGCCGAGCACCACCACGCGCACCGTGGCGGTGGCCACGTCGAGCGCGTAGGCGCCCTCGAACACGGTGGCGTGCTCGCCCCAGAACGCCACCGCCGCCACCACGCCCGCCGCGCAGATCGAGAAGGCCAGCGCACGCACCAGCCACTGCCGCCGCCGGGGCAGGTAGGAGCCGAGCAGCAGGCCGAGCACGGCGCCCCCGGTGAGCAGCAGTTCGGGCAGCAGCAGCCACAGTTGCGCCAGCATCGTCGCCCCCATGTCAGCGGCTCAGCAGCGAACCGAGGGTGCGGGCGGCGGGCTCGATCGTGTCCAGCAGGAACCGCGGGAACAACCCGATCACCACGGCCAGCACCATCAGCGGTGCGATAGAGACCGTCTCGGCCGCGGTGAGGTCGGCGACGATGCCGCCGGTGGCCGACCGGGGGGTGCCGAGGAACAGCCGTTGGTAGGCGCGCAGGAACAGCGCGGCCGTGACGAGGATGCCGAGGAAGGCCAGCGCCGTGGCCACGGGTGCGCCCGCGAGCGAGCCGGTGAAGATCTGGAACTCCGCGATGAACCCGGAGAAGCCCGGCAGGCCGAGGGAGGCGAACGCGGCGAGCGCGGTCAGCCACGCGAACCTCGGCGCCCGCGCCGCCAGCCCGCCGTAGGAGCCCATGTCGTAGGTGCGCCCACGTTCGAACAGCACGCCCGCGAGCAGGAACAGCGCGCCGGTGATCAACCCATGGCTCACCATCTGGGTCACGGCTCCGGTGACGGCAAGGTCGTGCGCCTGCGCGTTCGAGCCCGCGAGCAGGCCCGCCGCGCCGACGGCGAGAATGACGTACCCCATGTGGTTCACCGAGGTGTAGGCGATCATCCGTTTGAAGTCCCGCTGGCTGAGCGCCACCAGCGCGCCGTAGAGCACGCTCAACACACCGACCACCACGATCGCGGGCGCGTAGTCGCGCCAGGTAGCCGGCAGCAGCGGCATGGCCACGCGCACGAACCCGTAGGTGCCCAGCTTCAGCAACACCCCGGCCAGGATCGCCGACCCCGCCGCGGGCGCCTCGGTGTGCGCGGGCGGAAGCCAGGTGTGGAACGGCACGGTCGGCGTCTTGATCGCCAGCCCGATCACGATCGCCAGCAGCACCAGCACACCGAAGGTGCCCTGCCCGGCGAGCGGGTTGAGTTCGGACAGGGCCACGATGTCGAACGTGCCAGGTTCTGCCGCGACGTACAGCCCGATGAAACCCAGCAGCAGCGCCAGCGAGCCGACGAAGGTGTAGAGGAAGAACTTCAGCGCCGCGCGTGCCGCGTCACGATGGCCCCAGCCCGAGATGACGAAGTACATGCCCACAATGGACAGATCGAAGAAGACGAAGAACAGGATCAGATCCAGTGCCACGAACACCCCGAGGCATACCGTCTCCAGGAACAGGAACAGCGCCACGAACGCCCTGACCTGATGGGTCTGCCGCAGCGAGTACACCGCGCACGCCAGGAACAGCACCGCGGTGACCGCCACCAGCGGCAGGCTGAGCCCGTCGACGCCGACGTGGTATCCGGAGTCGACGGTGGGAATCCAGCGCCGGTTCACCTCGTATCCGAAGCCGGAGGCGCCGGGGGTGTAACCCGCCCACAGCGCGACCACCAGCGCCACCTCGACGGCGGTGGCCACCACCCACGCCCACCGCACAACGGAATCGCCGAGCCGGGGCACCGCCAGCAGTATCACCGCGACCGCCAGCGGCCAGAACACAACGATACTGAGCACGCTCACCTCACCGCCGTAATCAGGATCAGCAACGCCGCGAGTGCCGCCAGCGCCACGAACGCCTGCGCGTAGTACTGGTGCAACTGTCCCGTCTGCGGGCGCCTCGCCAACCGGCCGAGCACGCGGAACAGCCGGGTCACGGTGCCGATCACCGCATCGAGCGACCACTCCAGCCGGTTGTCGGTGAGCCTGGCCAGCGCCGTGCCGAACCTGCCGACGGCACGCACGCCGCCGTCCACCACGCGGTCGTCGAACCGGGCCAGCGCGCGGGTACCGCTCAGCGCGGGCGCGGCGACGCCGAGGTAGGCCAACCGTTCCAGGCCGAACCAGTCCGCGAGCCGTTGCTGCGACGGCACGTCGCCGAGCCTGTGCACGACACCGGCCGCCGCGGCGGCCGCCACCAGCGCGATCCCGGCGGAAAGCAGGTACTCCCACCACACCGGTGTCGGCAGCGCGGCGCCCGGCACCACATCCGCGTAGGCGGTCCACACACCGTGCACGGCGAGCACGCCGAGCAGCGCGGCACCCGCCGCCAGCGGTGGCAGCGGGTATCGCTGTGCCGCCGCCACCGGCGAGCCGGGCCGCGTTTCCGGCGGCGGGGCCAGCACCAGCACGGCCGCACGCGCGGCGTAACCCGCCGACAGCGCCGACGCCGCGAGTCCTAGCAGGTACAGCGGCGTCGACTCGTGCAGCGCCACCGCCAGCACCTGGTCCTTGGTGGCCCACATGGACAGTGGCGCGAGTCCGGCGAGGCTGGCCGCGCCGACGACGAAAGAGCCACCCACGAGCGGGTAACGTCGAGCGGCGCCGCGCAACCGCCCCAGGTCCCGGGTGCCCAGAGCGGCCAGCCACGCACCCGCGGACAGGAACAGCAGGCTCTTGGTCAGCGCGTGGGTCACCAGATGTGCGCCGCCTGCCGCGACGCCTCCCGCTCCCGCGGCCACCACCATGAAACCCACCTGCGCGCAGGTGGAGGCGGCCAGCAACTGCTTGAGGTCGGACTGCGCGAGCGCCACCGCGCCCAGCGCCAGCGCCGTGACCATGCCGACCCAGGTCACCACCGAGGCTGCCCACCCGGTGGCGGCCAGCAACGGCTGCATACGCAGCAACAGGTACGCCCCCGCGGCCACCATCGTCGCGGAGTGCAGCAGCGCGGACACCGGGCTGGGGCCGTCCATCGCCCTCGACAACCAGAAACTGAACGGCAACTGAGCGGACTTGCCCAGCGCGGCCAGCACCACGCCCGCCGCGACGACGTCGCGCCACCCGTCCGGCAGCGGTGCGAGCTCAGCCAGCGCCAGGCCGTCCGCTCCGCCCGCAACCGCCGCGCCCGCCGCGAGATACAGGCCGAGGTCGGCGGCCCTGGTGGTGAGGAAGGCGATGTTGCCCGACTCGACGTTTCGGTCGCGCCGCCAGTGCAGGCCGATCAGCGCGTAGGACATCGCGCCCATCACCTCCCACGCCATCAGCAGCGACAGCAGCGTGGTGGCGGTGACGGTCACCAGCATCGCGGCGACGAACACCAGCAGCAGCCCGAAGAACCGGGGCCGGGCCTGGCCAGCGCCGAACTCTCCCGCGCCGGACACCAGCACGGCCAGCGCCACCGCCGTCACGGTCACCACCATGACCGAGGAGAGCCCGTCCACCCGCAGCCCGAACGAGATTCCCTCCAAATAGGACATCGAAACCGAGGGCCTGCTGACGGCGGATGCGATCGCCAGTGCCAGCGACAGCACGGCCGCGACGAGTGCCACCGGGGCCGCCGCCCGGTCGGCGCGCCTGCCCCACACCAGCAGGCTCACCCCCGCCGCGAGCGGGACGGTCACCAGCGCCCACAGCATGCGCGGTCACTCCCGCAGGTCCGAGGCCATGTCGGTCATGTCCACGTCGCGGGCGCGAAACAGTGCCGTGGTGACGGCGAAGCCGACGGCCATCTCGATGGCCATGGCCGTCACCGCCAGTACCACCAGTACCTGACCGTCCGGGTGATCGGGGGAGGTGAAGTACCAGAATCCCGCAGCGCCGACGATCACCGCGTTGAGGATCAGTTCCAGCCCCATCATGATCATGACGATCGACTGCTGGGACAGCGCGCCGTACAGCCCGACACTGAACAGTGCGGCCGCCAGCAACAGGTAGTCCTGCAGGTTCACCGCCCGACACCTCCCGGCGTCGGGTCCTCCGGCCTGCGCCGGTCGAGCCGGTCGCCGTACCGCTCGTAGCGGCCACGGTGGGTGGCCAGCACCACGGTGGCGACGATGGTGGCGAAAAGGCCGAGCCCGAGCACCATCATCACCAGCATCTTCGAGCCCATGAGCGCCTCGCCGAGCGCGCGGGTCGGCTCCGGTGGTGGCCCGGCGGGCCACTCAGGCCAGTCGATGAGCAGGATGCCCGTGGCGAGCAGGGCGAAGGTGCCCACCGCGATCGCCATCGCGCCGCCGCGGTTGTGCACCATCGTCATCGGCATCAGCCCGGCCGGGTTCATCATGTACATGACCATGAAGACCGCCATCACCAGCATCTCCATGATCATCATGAGGATGACGAGCACACCGAGGTAAATCAGGTCCACAAGCAGCAGCGTGATTGCGGCCAGCACGAACGACAGCAGCAGCGCGAACGTGGCCCTTGCCATCGAGTCCACCCGGAACACCAGCATGCCCGCGCCGACAGCGCCCGCGGCGCACAACCAGAACGCGAACTCGCTCCACATGACTGCGCTCACCCGCCTTCCACGAGCACGACCACGGCCACGGCGAGCGCCTGCGCCAGGGTCAGCGGTACCAGGACGAGCCAGGACAGTTCCTCGAACCTGTCCATGCGAATCGTCGGCACCCTGCGGCCGACGAACACCAGCACGGCCAGCACGGCGACCGTCTTCACCAGCGTCCACAGCCAACCCGGCAGCACCGGCCCCTGCCCACCGCCGAGGAACAACGGCACCGACATCGCCGCCCCGGACACGAGCAACAGCCAGCGCCCGGACACGAAGACCAGTCGGTCCACTCCGGACAGCTCAGCCAGCACGCCACCCGAGGTGTCGCGGCCGAGCGGATGGTCGAACGGTCGGAAGAACGCCATCGCCAGCACCGAGACGAGGAACACCACGAACGCCACCGGCATCCACACCACGAACCACAGGTTCTGCTGCGCACCCACGATGTCGGCGACGCGAAGCGAACCGGCACCCAGCGCTGCGGTGGTGAGCGCGAACATGTGCGGCAGTTCGTAGGCGAGGCCCTGCGCGAGGAAGCGGTAGCCGCCCACGAGAGCCGGTGCGGAGTTCGCACCCCACCCCGCCAGCCACACCGCGGCCCAGGCGACCACTTCCATCGCGTTGAACCACACGACCCCCACCGACAGGTCGCCGACCGCCCACCGCCCCAGCGGTGTCACCAGTGATGCGAGCACCGCGGCGGACAGCAGTGCGATGCCGGCGGCCCGCCACAGCAGTGTGTCGGCCGCCCGGGTGCGCCTTCGTTGCTGCACGAGCAGCCCCGCGACCGTTCGCGGCACGTCGAGTGCTGCCGATCGGCTCGCCGTGCTGCCCGCCGCACGTGCGGCGAGCACGGCGTCGAACGCCGCCGCGCTGAACGCCAGCGTCGCGAGGATCGGCGGCAGCAGCAGCGCTCCCGCCCAGCCGGTTGCCTCAACCACCGCCTGCCCCCGCTCGGGCCAGCGCTTCGGGGTCTGGGTCCAGGCTCGCGACGATGATCCGGGCCGCGGCCAGTTCGCTGCCTCGCAGCAGCTCGGGCAGGACTCGTAGCGACCATTCGGTCGAGTCGTCCGAGCCGCCCGCCTCCTGGTCGGGTCGCATCGCCTCGTCGACGAGGCGGTGGAGCCTGGCGAGCGCGTCGCCGCGCAGCCTCGCTGGCGCTGTGGTGTCGCCGGTGTCCCCGATGCCAGCCAACAACCAGCGCAGCGTGCGCGAGCGCCGCACCCTGCGCCCCCACCGTGCCAGTGCCGGTTCGTCCGGCTCGCCGCGCAGCAGGTCGTCGCGCAACCGTCGGGCTTGCGCGGCGGCGTCGGCCCAGCCCGCGACGGTCAGCAGCCGCGCGCAGGAGTCCAGTGCCCGTGCGGCGGGCGACCGGCTCGCCCACAACGGTGGGTCCGTGACACCGTCGAGCCCCAGCGCCTCGACAGTGGCCTCCTGCACGATGTCGCCCTGCACCTGCGCACGCACCGCGAGCCCGGCAGGCCAGTGCGGCAGTGCGGGTCCGAGCGGCAGCAGCAGCCGGTCCAGTGTCAGCCCGTCCCGGTCGGGAAACCGGTCGGCCATACCCACCTCGTCCTCCTCCTGCCGGGAGGTGGCACCGGGTTCGGGACTGCCCGCGACACGCAGCGCGTCGGCCGCGGCGGCCAGTTCGGCGGTGGCGGTGGCGTCGAGTCGCACCCGTACCCGGGGCGCGGGCAGTTGCCGCCAGACCGCATCGAGGTAGGGCCGCAGTTGCTCCGTCGACGGGCCCGCGATGACGAACAGGTTCGCCTCGGCCGGGCTGTCGGCCTCCCGCCAGCCGCGTTCACGCACCACCCGCTCGGCGGCAAGCCGCGCCCGTGTACCGCCCGGGGTGGTCACGACCAGCGGCCGCGGCGGGGTTCGCCGCGCAAGCCACGATGCCAGGCCCTTCCGGGGTTTCGGGTTCGGCAGGTCCGACTGGGTCAGGTGCAACGGGGTCAGGTCCAACGCAGCGCCCCCTCCCGCCAGGCGTAGACCACTCCCGCGACGAGGATGGCGAGGAAGACGAACATCTCCACCACCGCCGAGGTGCCCTTTTCGGCGACGACCAGCGTCCACGGGAACATGAACACCATCTCCATGTCGAACGCCAGGAAGATCATCGCGACGGCGTACCAGCGGACGTGGAACCGCGACACCGCGTGCTCGCGGGGGTCGTGACCGGAGAGGAACGGGCGCACGTTCGCCGCCGTGTCCGCGATACGCACCACGAACGCCACGCCGTACAGCGCGGCCGCGAGCGACAACACCAGTGCCAGCAGCGTGACCGCGCCACTGGTGTTCATGCCGGACTCACCCCTCGCGACCGCCTCGCAGTGCTTCGCCAGCCACGGGGCTACCCACGATCGGGCGTGGTATTCCCCGCCGCACGCGAAGGGGCGGCGCGCCCCGGGCTGGCGGACACGGTTGCGGTCACGTTCGCAACGGCCGTGCCCGGTCCACGAAGGAGTGTGAACTCAGGACTTGACGTGCACCGTCGCCATCATCCCCAGGTCCTCGTGGTCCAGGATGTGGCAGTGGTAGACGCTGCGTCCCGGGAAGTCGGCGAATCGCACTCGCAGCCGCACCCAGCCGCCCGCTGGCACGAGCACGACGTCGCGCAACGTGTCCTGGGTCGTGGACCCGGTGCTGGTCTCCACCACCTGGAACGGCCACACGTGCAGGTGGAACGGGTGATCCATCGGGGTGCTGTTGGTCACCAGCCATTCCTCCGTGGCCCCCAGCGCGGGCCGCTGGTCGGTGCGCTGCGGGTCGAACTGCCTGCCGTCGAAGCCGAAGCTCATGCCGGGTCCACGCATTCCCATACCCATGGTGAAGGCGATCTGCCGGCGGTTGTCCACCGGTCCGGGCCGAAGTGAGCTCGGCGGCGTCGGTAGCGGGCCCGGCAGCGGCGCTGCTGCCGACGACTGCCCGGACACCGCCAGCCGGGCCACGGTAATCGGTCCGGTCGCCGTGGCCGTGCCCGGTCCCATACCGCCCATGCCGCCCATACCGGGATGGCCGCGGTCGACGGGATCGGTCAGCAGCCGGTAGCTACCCGGATCACGCGGGCGCACCAGCACGTCGGCGCGGCCACCAGGAGCCAGCACGAGCCGGTCGCGCTCCACCGGCGCGGGAAGGAACATGCCGTCGCTGGACAGCTGCGCGAGGCGGTGGCCCTCCAAGCGCAGCGACAGCACCCTGGAGGTGCAGGTGTTGATGACGCGCCAGCGCTGCGACGTGCCCGCCCGCGCGGACACCACCGGCTGGTGCTGGCCGTTGACCAGCACAAGATCTCCCTGCCTGCCCATCATCCTGCCCGGCGGTCCCGGTGAAACCACGTTGCCGGAACCGTCGAGCGAGATGTCGGAGATGAGCAGTGGCCGGTCGGCGGCCGTGCCGAGGTCGGGCCCGCCCCGGACCACGATCGCACCGGCCAGCCCGCCGAACAGCTGGTCGGCCACGTAACCGTGCCGGTGAGGGTGGTACCAGAAGGTGCCGGGCGGGTGGTCCTCGGGCAGCCGGATCTCGTAGTCGAAGGTCTGACCCGGCTCGATGCTCAGGAACGGGTTGTCCCCGTTGCCCTCCGGCGAGACGTGCAGCCCGTGCGTGTGCAGGTTGGTGGGCTGATCCAGCTCGTTGACCAGCCGAACTCGCAGCACCTCACCCGGCCGCAGCCGCAGGGTCGGGCCGGGGGAGCTGCCGTTGAAACCCAGCGCCGAGGTGGACCTGCCCGCCAGCGACACTCCGGGCGCCGCGGTAAGCGTCAGTGCCAGCACGCCGTCGCTGCTGGAAACCTGCTCCGGATCGGTGAGCGGATCACCGCTGGCGGCGGGTTCGGAGCGGTCGGTGGAGGTTCCGATGCCGGTCACCCAGCCGGTCACCCCGGCCGCGACGCCCGCCGTTCCCGCGGCGGCCAACACGAGCGCGCTCCTGCGGCCGAACCGGTTCGCGCTCACTCCAGTTGTGCCCGTCGCCTGCGGTACTCTTCCTCGTCGATCTCGCCGCGGGCGTAGCGCTCGTCCAGTATCCGGCGGGCCGATGAGCCCTCCTGCCGGGAGGAGTCCCTTGGTGGCGCCGGGCGGCCCCGCGACCACAGCACCGCCGCCGCCACGAGGGCGAGCAGGCCCAACACGACCAGCGTGGGCCAGATCCACATCCAGCCCATACCCCAACCGCCCATCATCGCGACGTCACCTCCACCGGTGCGCGCCTCATTGGGCGGCTAGCGCCCGCAACGCGTCGCGCAGCCTGCGACCCGCCTCGTCGGCGATCGGCTGCAACCGCGGCTCATCCGGCACGCTCACCATG harbors:
- a CDS encoding ArsR/SmtB family transcription factor translates to MRAHNDVSGEQLAEADRFAEAAQVLALLADPTRLQLLSLLTTEQDVSTLSARVPASRSSVSQHLGRLRLAGLVHARKDGRRVLYRVTSDHLSALVAEALDYADHVTLGIPHHRRDR
- a CDS encoding NADH-quinone oxidoreductase subunit N, which produces MGATMLAQLWLLLPELLLTGGAVLGLLLGSYLPRRRQWLVRALAFSICAAGVVAAVAFWGEHATVFEGAYALDVATATVRVVVLGSVALVLALATPGVRGDRRETEFVVLLLLGALGAVVLAGANDLLLLAAAYLLASVPLYALTAFAKDAPGTEAAMKYYLMGALLGVTMLFGLTVLLGLGRSTAYPLLARTLPGSATAALATGAVLLLAGPLFKAGAVPAHFWVPDVAEGAKPSVAALVTTIPKLGAIVAVYRFVAEPLAATGVDWRMLLAVLATATMTLANLAAFFQDNVRRLLGYSTISQVGYLLMAVAAAGTALALPSLLLYLVAYAVTNLGAFAVVAAVPAARTVGDYRGLARSRPLLALSLVVCLLGLVGTPPTGVFAGKLAVFTAAFEAGLGWLVVVAVVNTVASLFYYLRWIAPAVRGDGTGGGFNSPVAAWPSVTAYVAAAGSLALGPLAGLVLAAVSADPSPLS
- a CDS encoding complex I subunit 4 family protein, producing MLSIVVFWPLAVAVILLAVPRLGDSVVRWAWVVATAVEVALVVALWAGYTPGASGFGYEVNRRWIPTVDSGYHVGVDGLSLPLVAVTAVLFLACAVYSLRQTHQVRAFVALFLFLETVCLGVFVALDLILFFVFFDLSIVGMYFVISGWGHRDAARAALKFFLYTFVGSLALLLGFIGLYVAAEPGTFDIVALSELNPLAGQGTFGVLVLLAIVIGLAIKTPTVPFHTWLPPAHTEAPAAGSAILAGVLLKLGTYGFVRVAMPLLPATWRDYAPAIVVVGVLSVLYGALVALSQRDFKRMIAYTSVNHMGYVILAVGAAGLLAGSNAQAHDLAVTGAVTQMVSHGLITGALFLLAGVLFERGRTYDMGSYGGLAARAPRFAWLTALAAFASLGLPGFSGFIAEFQIFTGSLAGAPVATALAFLGILVTAALFLRAYQRLFLGTPRSATGGIVADLTAAETVSIAPLMVLAVVIGLFPRFLLDTIEPAARTLGSLLSR
- a CDS encoding NADH-quinone oxidoreductase subunit 5 family protein, with protein sequence MLWALVTVPLAAGVSLLVWGRRADRAAAPVALVAAVLSLALAIASAVSRPSVSMSYLEGISFGLRVDGLSSVMVVTVTAVALAVLVSGAGEFGAGQARPRFFGLLLVFVAAMLVTVTATTLLSLLMAWEVMGAMSYALIGLHWRRDRNVESGNIAFLTTRAADLGLYLAAGAAVAGGADGLALAELAPLPDGWRDVVAAGVVLAALGKSAQLPFSFWLSRAMDGPSPVSALLHSATMVAAGAYLLLRMQPLLAATGWAASVVTWVGMVTALALGAVALAQSDLKQLLAASTCAQVGFMVVAAGAGGVAAGGAHLVTHALTKSLLFLSAGAWLAALGTRDLGRLRGAARRYPLVGGSFVVGAASLAGLAPLSMWATKDQVLAVALHESTPLYLLGLAASALSAGYAARAAVLVLAPPPETRPGSPVAAAQRYPLPPLAAGAALLGVLAVHGVWTAYADVVPGAALPTPVWWEYLLSAGIALVAAAAAAGVVHRLGDVPSQQRLADWFGLERLAYLGVAAPALSGTRALARFDDRVVDGGVRAVGRFGTALARLTDNRLEWSLDAVIGTVTRLFRVLGRLARRPQTGQLHQYYAQAFVALAALAALLILITAVR
- the nuoK gene encoding NADH-quinone oxidoreductase subunit NuoK; this translates as MNLQDYLLLAAALFSVGLYGALSQQSIVMIMMGLELILNAVIVGAAGFWYFTSPDHPDGQVLVVLAVTAMAIEMAVGFAVTTALFRARDVDMTDMASDLRE
- a CDS encoding NADH-quinone oxidoreductase subunit J; its protein translation is MWSEFAFWLCAAGAVGAGMLVFRVDSMARATFALLLSFVLAAITLLLVDLIYLGVLVILMMIMEMLVMAVFMVMYMMNPAGLMPMTMVHNRGGAMAIAVGTFALLATGILLIDWPEWPAGPPPEPTRALGEALMGSKMLVMMVLGLGLFATIVATVVLATHRGRYERYGDRLDRRRPEDPTPGGVGR
- a CDS encoding complex I subunit 1 family protein, encoding MVEATGWAGALLLPPILATLAFSAAAFDAVLAARAAGSTASRSAALDVPRTVAGLLVQQRRRTRAADTLLWRAAGIALLSAAVLASLVTPLGRWAVGDLSVGVVWFNAMEVVAWAAVWLAGWGANSAPALVGGYRFLAQGLAYELPHMFALTTAALGAGSLRVADIVGAQQNLWFVVWMPVAFVVFLVSVLAMAFFRPFDHPLGRDTSGGVLAELSGVDRLVFVSGRWLLLVSGAAMSVPLFLGGGQGPVLPGWLWTLVKTVAVLAVLVFVGRRVPTIRMDRFEELSWLVLVPLTLAQALAVAVVVLVEGG
- a CDS encoding NADH-quinone oxidoreductase subunit A; the protein is MNTSGAVTLLALVLSLAAALYGVAFVVRIADTAANVRPFLSGHDPREHAVSRFHVRWYAVAMIFLAFDMEMVFMFPWTLVVAEKGTSAVVEMFVFLAILVAGVVYAWREGALRWT
- a CDS encoding multicopper oxidase family protein; amino-acid sequence: MSANRFGRRSALVLAAAGTAGVAAGVTGWVTGIGTSTDRSEPAASGDPLTDPEQVSSSDGVLALTLTAAPGVSLAGRSTSALGFNGSSPGPTLRLRPGEVLRVRLVNELDQPTNLHTHGLHVSPEGNGDNPFLSIEPGQTFDYEIRLPEDHPPGTFWYHPHRHGYVADQLFGGLAGAIVVRGGPDLGTAADRPLLISDISLDGSGNVVSPGPPGRMMGRQGDLVLVNGQHQPVVSARAGTSQRWRVINTCTSRVLSLRLEGHRLAQLSSDGMFLPAPVERDRLVLAPGGRADVLVRPRDPGSYRLLTDPVDRGHPGMGGMGGMGPGTATATGPITVARLAVSGQSSAAAPLPGPLPTPPSSLRPGPVDNRRQIAFTMGMGMRGPGMSFGFDGRQFDPQRTDQRPALGATEEWLVTNSTPMDHPFHLHVWPFQVVETSTGSTTQDTLRDVVLVPAGGWVRLRVRFADFPGRSVYHCHILDHEDLGMMATVHVKS
- a CDS encoding SHOCT domain-containing protein gives rise to the protein MMGGWGMGWMWIWPTLVVLGLLALVAAAVLWSRGRPAPPRDSSRQEGSSARRILDERYARGEIDEEEYRRRRAQLE